CTGCGCGGCGGTGCACGAGCCGCCGGCCCCGCTGACGGTCCAGGTGAAGGCGGCGCTGCCGGTGGCCCCGGTGGTGTCGGTGGCGGTGACGGTGACTGTTGAGGTGCCCGCGGTGGTGGGGGTTCCGGTGATCAGCCCGGTGCCGGCGTTGATGCTCAGGCCTGCGGGCAGGTTGGTGGCGCTGTAGCTGAGCGTCTGGCCGGAGGCGGAGTCACTCGCGCCGATCTGCAGGCTGGCGGCGGTGCCGACGGTGCCGGTCTGGTTGCCCGGGCTGGTCACCGTCACCGTGTTGCCGCCGGTGGAACCGGGGTTGACGGTCCAGTTGAAGGCGGCGCCGGCGGCCGCGCCGGTGGTGTCGGTGGCGGTGACGACGACCGTCGGGCTGCCGGTGGTGGTGGGGGTTCCGGTGATCAGGCCGGTGCCGGCGTTGATGCTCAGGCCTGCGGGCAGGTTGGTGGCGCTGTAGCTGAGCGTCTGGCCGGAGGCGGAGTCACTCGCGCCGACCTGGAGGCTCACGGCGGTGCCCACCGTGCCGGTCTGGTCGGCAATGCTGTTCACCGTGACGGTGTCGGCGGTGGTCCCGTTGAAGTCGGCGTCGAACGTGGACTCGACGACGTTCTCCACGCCGGTGTCGTTCAGGATGATGCCGAGTTCGCGGTTGGCGGTCAGCGAGTTGGAGGTGATGTTCATCGAGCCGACCTCGACCGCGGCGGTGGACAGGCCGTAGTCCGCGACGATCGCCTTGGCGTGGATGTAGAAGCCGGTCGAGGAGGTGTACGTGGTGACCTTGCCGCCGGCCGCGGTGACCTCGTTGATCTCCGACTGGTAGGCGGAGGACTCGTTCTCGATCACCATCCGCACGGCGACGCCGCGCTTGGCGTCGGCGACGATCGCGTTGACGACCGCGGTGTCGCTGAACTCCTCCTCCTGGACGTCCAGGGTCTTGGTCGCGCCGTTGATGATCGACAGCAGCCGGGACTGGGCGGTGGTCGGCGACCACAGCAGGTTGTCCCCGTCGCTCGGGGTGATCGAGGTGTGCGTGTAGTCGTCGGCGAAGACCGCCTCGATCGCCGCGACGTCGTTCTGGTCGCTGTCGAAGACGCCGTAGTCGCGGCTGGTCGGGTAGTACTCGGAGGTGAGGTTGCCCGACAGGACCAGCGACTCGTCACCGTTGACGGTGATGGTCTTCTGGTGCGTGTAGGTGAACGCGGTGGACGACCAGACCACGCCGACGCCGGCGGCGGAGAGGTCGTTGTAGGCGGTCTGGTTGGTGCTGGACTCCGCCTGGTCCAGGATCACCCGGACCTTGACCCCGGCCTGCTCACGGGCGATCAGGTCGTTGATCGCGGTCGTGTCGTTGAGCTCGTACATGGTCATGTCGAGCGTGGTGGTGGCGGAGTTGATGAAGCTGTAGATGACAGGTTCGCTGGTGCCGAGGTTGAACGCGAACGCCGAGTACGGGTCCGTGCCGACCGCGGGACGGATCGCTGCCTGGGCCTGGGTGGCGCCGAGGGACACGGCGAAGACGGTACCGCAGGCTGCTGCGGCCGTGAGCGCTCGTCTGAAGGGGGACATGGGGCGCATTGCTCTCCTCGGATGTGGCGTCGTGGGGGATCCGCTGGGAGGTGCCGGAGTTGTACTGCTCCTGTCATTGCGCCACAACTCGGCATTCAGGGCACCCATCCCAGGCGACCACTGAGTGACTTTTCGATAACGGTATGGACTCGCCCCTCTTCTGATATTGACTCAATTGATATACTGAAAGGCTGAGGGTATTTTCGCTGCGCGCCGGGCTCGCTGAGCCTTCCCCACCGGGCCGCTACGGGAGCGGGCGGCGGTGCTCGGCGGTCGGTGAGCCGGGGGCGGACCAGAGGTCCGCCGGAACGACGCCCAGGGATCTGCCGTGCGGGTCGAGGAGGTGCCCCAGCAGCTTGTCCTGACGTAGCATCACCGCCCGGTCGACGATCTCCAGGGTGGGGTGCATGGTCGCGAGCTGCGTCTCGAAGCGCAGGACGTCGTTCAGGGAGTGCAGGCTCGCCTCCAGGACGAGGTTGTACGGTCCGCTCACGGCAGCGCAGTTGCGGGTCTCCGGGTACCGGACCAGGGCGTGGCCGACCTCCGGGAGATCGGCGGGCGGCACGCGCGCCCAGAAGGTGACCGCGACCGGCCAACCGCCCAGCGGGCGGGAGAAGTCGCAGCGGAAGGTGATCAGTCCGAGGCGGACGAGCCGGTCGATCCGGCGCTTCACCGTGGCGGCGCTGGTGTCAAGACCAGCGGCCAGCGCCTGGTAGGAGGCCCTGCCGTCGACGGCGAGCCGTCTGAGGACCGCCCGGTCGTCGGGGCTGACGTCCAGCGGCCCCCGGCCGGCGGGGGACTCGTCCGCGGGCGGCGCCAGTCTGGCCCGTTGGCCCGGGTCGAGCGCGGCGATGCGCCAACTGCCGCCCTCGGTGAACATGTGCGTCGCGATCCGGGTGCGCACCGCGGTCACGCCCGGAATCGCCGGGAGGTGGTCGAGGGTGAACTCGGACATGGCGAACAGGTCACGGGCCGCCACCGTCGCCAGCAGGTCGTGGCTCCCGGCCGGTCGTTCGAGGGTGAGCGCGTGCGCGTGGCTGCTCAGCGCCCGGGACACGGCGGTGGCGCTCCCGACGGCGCACTCGATCTCCACGAAGGCCACGCATATGTGCTCGAACAGCCGCGGACCGGGCGAGCCCAGGACCCATGCCTCACCGCGCCGGGCCAGCCGGCTCCACCGCCGGGCCACGGTGACCGGATCCACTCCCAGCGCACTGCCCAGCACCTCCCACGACGCCCTCGGGCGCAGCTGAAGAGCATGGATGAGCGCCAGGTCCTGCTCGCTCAGCATCGTCGGCGCCGGTTCCTGCACTGGCCTGCCCTCTTCTGCGGGATTCCTGCGTTTCCACTGCTCCGGGCGCCAAGCATCGCACTGTTGGCAACACGGAGACCCGGCGCCCCGGGATCCGCGGTTCGAAGAGGAATGGGCAGTCCATGAGTCACTCGTTCGGTTCCTACCAGGATGAGATCTACGGCGGCGGCCTTCGCGGGGTCATGCCGTCGTTCCCGATGACCTACGACGGATGGGAGGCGGGAGCGCAGGCGGCGCTCCCCCCGTCGGTGCAGTCCTATGTGGCGGGCGGGGCCGGGAACGAGCACACCCAGCGAGCCAATGTCTCCGCCTTCGAGCAGTGGGGCCTGGTTCCGCGGATGTTCGTCGGGGCGGCGCAACGCGACCTGTCCGTCGACCTGTTCGGGATGAGGCTGTCGACGCCGCTGTTCATGGCGCCGGTCGGGGTCATCGGTGTGTGCGCCCAGGACGGGCACGGCGACCTCGCCACGGCACGTGCCGCCGCGCGCACCGGTGTGCCGATGATCGCCTCCACCCTGTCCGTCGACCCGATGGAAGCAGTGGCAGCCGAGTTCGACCGGACGCCGGGCTTCTTCCAGCTCTACACGCCCACCGACCGCGACCTGGCCGCGAGCCTGGTGCACCGCGCCGAGGCGGCCGGATTCAGAGCCATCGTGGTCACCCTCGACACCTGGGTCACCGGGTGGCGCCCCCGGGACCTCGCCACGAGCAACTTCCCCCAGCTGCGCGGCCACTGTCTGGCCAACTACACCAGCGACCCGGTCTTCCGGTCCCAGCTGGAACGCACACCGGAGCAGGACCCCGGCGCGGCCGTCATCCACTGGATGCGGGTCTTCGGCAATCCACTGACCTGGGAGGACCTGCCCTGGCTGCGTTCGCTCACCTCACTGCCGCTGATCGTGAAGGGCATCTGCCACCCGGAGGACGTGCGGCGGGCCAAGGACGGCGGCGTGGACGGCATCTACTGCTCCAACCACGGCGGCCGTCAGGCCAACGGGGGCCTGCCGGCCCTCGACGCCCTGCCCGCCGTCGTGGACGCGGCCGGTGACCTGCCCGTCCTCTTCGACTCCGGCGTCCGCAGCGGAGCCGACGTGGTCAAGGCCATCGCGCTGGGGG
The Streptacidiphilus albus JL83 genome window above contains:
- a CDS encoding phospholipase D-like domain-containing protein, which encodes MSPFRRALTAAAACGTVFAVSLGATQAQAAIRPAVGTDPYSAFAFNLGTSEPVIYSFINSATTTLDMTMYELNDTTAINDLIAREQAGVKVRVILDQAESSTNQTAYNDLSAAGVGVVWSSTAFTYTHQKTITVNGDESLVLSGNLTSEYYPTSRDYGVFDSDQNDVAAIEAVFADDYTHTSITPSDGDNLLWSPTTAQSRLLSIINGATKTLDVQEEEFSDTAVVNAIVADAKRGVAVRMVIENESSAYQSEINEVTAAGGKVTTYTSSTGFYIHAKAIVADYGLSTAAVEVGSMNITSNSLTANRELGIILNDTGVENVVESTFDADFNGTTADTVTVNSIADQTGTVGTAVSLQVGASDSASGQTLSYSATNLPAGLSINAGTGLITGTPTTTGSPTVVVTATDTTGAAAGAAFNWTVNPGSTGGNTVTVTSPGNQTGTVGTAASLQIGASDSASGQTLSYSATNLPAGLSINAGTGLITGTPTTAGTSTVTVTATDTTGATGSAAFTWTVSGAGGSCTAAQLIGNPSFSTGTAAPWSATSGVIADNSKEPPYVGKYDAWLDGYSRATTDTLSQAITIPTGCTNYVLSYWLHIDTARTTTTNAADTLKVQLVNGSGTVLATLDTFSNLNHNTGYAEHTYNLAGYAGQTVTLLFTGVQTSSTETSFVIGEADLNVS
- a CDS encoding Lrp/AsnC family transcriptional regulator, which produces MLSEQDLALIHALQLRPRASWEVLGSALGVDPVTVARRWSRLARRGEAWVLGSPGPRLFEHICVAFVEIECAVGSATAVSRALSSHAHALTLERPAGSHDLLATVAARDLFAMSEFTLDHLPAIPGVTAVRTRIATHMFTEGGSWRIAALDPGQRARLAPPADESPAGRGPLDVSPDDRAVLRRLAVDGRASYQALAAGLDTSAATVKRRIDRLVRLGLITFRCDFSRPLGGWPVAVTFWARVPPADLPEVGHALVRYPETRNCAAVSGPYNLVLEASLHSLNDVLRFETQLATMHPTLEIVDRAVMLRQDKLLGHLLDPHGRSLGVVPADLWSAPGSPTAEHRRPLP
- a CDS encoding alpha-hydroxy-acid oxidizing protein, whose amino-acid sequence is MSHSFGSYQDEIYGGGLRGVMPSFPMTYDGWEAGAQAALPPSVQSYVAGGAGNEHTQRANVSAFEQWGLVPRMFVGAAQRDLSVDLFGMRLSTPLFMAPVGVIGVCAQDGHGDLATARAAARTGVPMIASTLSVDPMEAVAAEFDRTPGFFQLYTPTDRDLAASLVHRAEAAGFRAIVVTLDTWVTGWRPRDLATSNFPQLRGHCLANYTSDPVFRSQLERTPEQDPGAAVIHWMRVFGNPLTWEDLPWLRSLTSLPLIVKGICHPEDVRRAKDGGVDGIYCSNHGGRQANGGLPALDALPAVVDAAGDLPVLFDSGVRSGADVVKAIALGAAAVGIGRPYAYGLALGGTDGIVHVLRSILAEADLTMAVDGYPDLARLTPDALRRIR